In the genome of Microtus pennsylvanicus isolate mMicPen1 chromosome X, mMicPen1.hap1, whole genome shotgun sequence, the window tgaacatacaaacaaaaatatttaaataaaacactggcaaactgaatctaagaacacttCAAAAAATCATTCACAGTGATCAAGTAGGTTTTATCCGAGAGGTGCAAGGATGTTTTAACATATGAAAAcatatcaatgtaatccaccatataaacaaactgaaagaaaaaaaaacatgatcatctcaaaTGCTGAAAAaggctttgacaaaatacaacaccccttcatgataaaaagtctTGGAGATATCAGAGATACATgagacatacctaaacataaaaaggaaatttacagtgagcctatagccaacatcaaattaaatggagagaaactcaaagcaattccactaaaatcaggaacaaggcaagactgtccactctctctgtatctcttcaatatagtaatTGACATTCAAGATGGAGCAATAAGataactaaaggagatcaaggggatacaaactggaaaagaagaagtcaaagtattgttATTTGTTGATGATAGGATAGTATATATAAGAGATGCCCCAAAATTCTacaagggaactcctacagctgataaatacctttattgAAGTGAttggatataagattaactaaaaaaaaagcaGTAGGCCACCTATATAATGGCAaatgacaaatgggctgagaaagaaatcagagaaacaacctCCTTCACAGTagacacaaataatataaaatatcttggggttacTTTATTccagcaagtgaaagacttgtaagACAAAAATTTGCCTTTGAAAAAATTaattcaacaagtggtgctggtgtAACTCCATGTCAGCATGTAAAAGACTGCAAATAgatatatctatcaccatgcacaaaattcaagtccaagtgggtcaaaaggcctcaatataaaaccagattgaacttgatagaagagaaagtaggaaacagctttgaacacattggcacaggagacaacttcctgaacagaacactaataccacaggcactaagatcggcaattaataaacaggacctcatgaaactaaaaaggtTCTGctcagcaaaggacactgttgaaaggacaaaatagcagcctacagaatgggaaaatattctCACCAGCTCCACATCGGACAGAGAGCTAATATCCAATATatatagaactcaagaaaccagacatcAACTAACCAAATCATCTAATTAAAAAagtgggatacagatctaaacagaattcttgaCAGAAGTATCTCAAATGGCTGGGTAATAgttaaaaaatattcaacatccttagccatgaggaaaatgcaaatcaaaactactctgagattccatcttacacttgtcagaatggctaagatcaacagTTAaagtgacagcttatgctagagaggatgtggagttaggggaacactcttccattgctggtgggaatccaaacttgtacaaccactctggaaatcagtatggtgctttcttcagaaaattgggaattgatgtacctcaagacccagctataccactcttgggtatatacccaaagggtgctcCATCTTACCataaggacacttgttcaactatgttcatagcagcattatttgtcatagccagaacctggaaacaacctagatgtccctcaaccaaagaatgggtaaataaaatgtggttcatttacacaatggagtattactcagttcttaagaacaatgacatcatgaaatttgcaaccAAATGGATAGAAccagaaaagatcatcctgagtgaggtaacacagatttAGAATGACAAACATGATATGTGGTGGATATTAGCTGTGAAGTAAAGATAATCCACCGACCCAGAGTGGCTAAGTAACGAGGAGGGCTCGAGGGAGAATGcgtggatctccctgggaaggggaaatagaataggttTTGCTGGTAGACTGGGGGCAGGTGAGGGTGGGAACAGAAGGGATCAGCTGgggtgggagggatggagggagagtactgggagagatgaTTGGAATTGGTGGGGGGAACATTTGGGAGCAATGTAGAAACCTAGTTCAATGTAAACTCCCTGGAATCTGTAAGAGGACCCCAGCAAACTCTCCTAGTAATGGGAGATTCAGAggcctagttcggtcccatggtgactccacagctgtcagtctagagttcctgagttcccacaggcttggttcagctgtctctgtagatttccccatcatgatcttggcctcccttgctcatatatttcctcctccttctctttgactGTTTTCCGagagcttggcctggtgcttggttgtggatctctgcatctggttccatcaattactggatgaaggctctatgctGGTTGTCTTCTATAACAAGGCAATACTCCTAGCAGTGGAACTGGGACATcaatccagccacaaaaccttcaacctatgatttgtcctgcctgcaagatatgctggggtaaaccgggtggtggtggcgcaggcctttaatcccagcactcaggaggcagaggcaggtggatctctgtgagttcgaggccagcctggtctacaagagctagttccaggacaggaaccaaaaagctatggagaaacccggtctcgaaaaatccaaaaaaaaaaaaaaaagatatgctgGGGTAGTGGGGCACAGAACTTCTGGGACTGGCCAACCAATGATTGGTCCAGCTTGAGGCCCAGCAAAGGAGAGGGAGCCCacacctgacactgcctggattaGCAAGAATTAGATGCAGGccagcccagagacccaggatagaaTCAAACACTACTggcaaaaaaatgaaagaaaaaaattaatgaaatgttTCCTAATGATATTCGCCTATACTCATAAATTGGTGCCttgcccaattgtcatcagaaggcaactgatgggagcagatgcagagacctacagctAAACTCTACGTAGAGCCAGGGGAACAcaacagaagaagaggaaaaaaaaacattgtaggatccagaggggttgaggacaccatgagaacacagcccacagaatcaactaatcagagctcataggggctcatagactgaaccaacaactagGGACCCTGTATATATATCTCAgtgaggtcctctgcatatacattCTGGTTGTGCAGCTTAGTGTCATTCTGGGACTCTCAACAttaaggggagagagagaaaaaataataaaaaagaattagctTTGGAGTGGGGATAGAGAgaggactcagcagttaagagaactttttgctcttgaagaggacctgggtttgttttctagcacccacatagtggttcacaacaTCTGGAATTcctgttctaggggatccaatggtCTCTTCTGACTTCAGTGGGCATCaagcacatatgtggtgcacatacatgcatgcaggaaaaacacataaaataaaatgaataaatctaatttaaaagttgaaaaaaatatatccaaCAAACCCAACAACacctaaataaacaaaacatacctaaagaaaatacaggaagtGTTATTTCTGGCTAAAGAGAGAAATGAGCAGAGCAGAAAGACTGTGTAAAGAAATATGAATCcataattattaaaacacaagCTACAACTGAGAACACAATACCAATAAACCAACAATGGGATGAACGTAATTGGTACCTACATTTCAATaataactttgttttttgttttgttttttgagacagggtttctatgtagctttggagcctgttctggaactcactctgcagaccaggctggccttgaactcacaggcctgcctctgcctccctaatgctgggattaaaggtatgcatcatcaccgcctggctcaataataactttaaatatcaaTGGCCTTAATCGATCAAAAGACACAGTCTGACTGAATGAATCAGCGGAATCCACCTGCCTGTTCTCTATAAGATACAGCTTtgctggtcagtggtggtgcacaccttaatcccagcactcagcaagcagagacaggtggatctctgagtttgaggccagcctggtctacaagagcaagttccaagacagccagaactgttgttccacggagaaaccctgtctcaaaatgccccTTCCCCGTAGAGAAACACAGCTTTAAAGATAGATACTGCTCTAGAGTAAAAGGATGGACAAATGTACTCCTACCAAATGGGTCCAAGAAGCAAGCAGGCAGCACTGTCCTACTATCTGACAAAATATAAATCAAACTAAAAGTAATGTGAAGATATAAAGAGGGATACTTTACATTAACCAAGTGAACAAGTTAACCAAGAAGACACTGCTATCCTAAACATGTATTCATCAGTTTCTGGGGTATTCAGTTTCATAAATATGCATTACCCAATTAATGACAGAGATTAACAACAATCCATTAATAGTAGATGATTTCAATACCCGACTTTCTCCAATAAACAGGTCATTTGGACAAAAAATGAACTGAGAAACAGTAGAGTTAATTGATGTTATATATCACTTAACAGATATTCATAGAATATTATACACAAATACAGATAGATATTAAACAACTCATTACTAAATGATGACTGTGTCAAAGATGAAATCatgaaagaaatttcaaaaactttctgtaactaaatgaaaatgaaatacaacataaaaaaaactCTTGGGACGTAATGAAAGCAGCCCTATGACAGCTGGGCCTacataaaaataatcagaaatagcACAGATGACTTAATGATGCAACTggaaatttttgaaaaacaagaacaaactaaATCCATATTCAgtttaagacaaaaaaataaatattagtgtagaaatcacaaaatagaaacaaaacaatacaaccaACAAATCCAAGAGCTGGTTATTGGAGAAGATAAGAAAGCTTGATAGGCCCTTGTCCCAAGTAACCAACAGGAAGAGAGGACCCATATCAGAATCAGAATTGAACAGGGAAACTTTATAATAGATATTGAAGAAATTCCCAATATTATagaggaatatttttaaatgtactacCTGTATGTCGTTAAGCTAGAAAACctaaaacaaatagataaatttcTAGATTCATCCAAACTACCAATGTTAAACCAAGAAGAACTCAACAACCTAAGCAGGCCCATAACAAATGagattgaaataataaaaatgccttTCAGGTAAAAAAAATTCAGGGTCAGATGAATTCACAGCAGAATcttaccagactttcaaagaatatCTGTATCCAGTTCTTCTTAAAGTAtatgaaggaagaggaggaagaagaggagaagaaaagaaagaaagaagggagagagagagagagagagagagagagagagagagagagagagagagagagagcaatctCACAAACTCCTAAAAAGCCATTGTCACTAATTCTAAACCagataaacacaaaacaacaaaaaagaaaaccatgagcCAATATCCCTAATGGACATAAACTCAACAATGCTCAGTAAAATACTTGCGAATAGAATCCAGAATATATCAAAAAGATTATCCAACATGACCATTTTGGCTTTATCCTtgaaatgcagggatggttcaacatatgcaagtcaataaatttaataaaccacataaatgaacttaaagaaaaaaatcacaggatcatttcaatagatacaggaaaaagcctttgacagaatccaacaagctttcataattaaagtTTAAGAGAATGTAGGACTAGAAGGAACATGCCTCAAGATAATGAAAGCTTTCATCCTACATGGAGAAAAGCTTGAAGCAATCCCACCGGAGTCAGGATTGAGACAGGACTGTCCACTGTCACCATTCTTTGTCAATATTGTGTTGGAAGTACTAGCTGGAGCAACaaggcaagagaaggaaatgaaagggaTACAAATGGGGAAAGAAATCAATCTGTATTCACAGATAACATGATTCTATAGAGATCCCAAGAATTCTACTAGAAAACATCTAGAAATACCAAACAAATTCAACAATGTGGCAGGCTCCAGAATGAACATTCACAAATCAAAGTTTATCAATCCACCACTAACAAATAGCCTCGTGGAATATTTATAGTGTGACTAGTCTGTGCCTTGGCTACCTCCCAGAATCATAAGCACCTTGGTAAGATTATGTGTAGGAGAGGGGCCGAAGATGTAGTTTAGTTGGAACCTatcatgcacaaggctctggatAGCATTCCTTGGCTTCACATAAACCCAGGAGTGGTGgaccacactcaggaggcagaggcaagaggagttGCAGAATCATCAGTTAGCTAATAAGTTCAACACTAGTCTGGGCCAcacaggacagacagatggacagacagatgggaggagagagagagagagagagagagagagagagagagagagagagagagagagagagagagagagagagagagaacagagaggggAAATaaggaggaaagatggaagaaaggagtATGGGGACAAAGCCTTGGAGGGCAGAAAAGCAGGAGATTCTTCTGCTTATATTAGGTAACCTTGGGCAGCCACAGCAAAATGACTTCTTGTTTCACAAAGGGATATTGGGCCCCAGTTATCGAGGGGGAGTACCCACTTCACTCTCCTAGTTCAGGAACTGCAAATATGCCTGCTTTCAAGGGCCCATGCAGACTCACATAATGAGAGTAGCTGGGAAAATTACAATGGCTTGAAGGCCCCACAGAGATGCCTCCAATTCTTGGTAATCATCACAAGAGGAGCGACATTCCAACAGGGAATGAGGGTGAACTTCCTTTACCTCGTGGGGATGGAGGAAAAGTGAACAAATCTCTGAAATAAAAGCTACACAAAACACACCCCAGGCAAGTGCACTCTCCATTACCGATTAATATCAGAAACACGTTGACAACACACCTCCTGGTTAGCTAGGCAGGATCTTTCAGGGATCTCAGGGACACTTGTAGCGGCAGACTGAAGGTGGCTCCAACCTAGCAGGCCCAACTCCACCATGGCTCCTCCATGCCTTGCTGCGCTACTGACCCCGGGGGAATAGAAAGACTGCAAATCCTACACTGGCTGGAAGAGGAGTCTGGGAAGGGTGCCTTCCCACACATCAGTTCTATTTAAAACCCAATTAATCCTTTCAAGGGAGCACCCTCCATACGGAGTGCTGTGGTCCCCCAGATGTTCTTCATCGAGTCTGACAGGAGAGGGACTGGAGATGCAGGCAGCTCAGGATGGAAGGCTGGGGAGCGTAGCCAACACTGTCCTAAATACTTCAAGAGAACCTAGTGATCCACCAGGTAGACTGGTGAGAAGCCAGGAAAACACCTCAAGAGAGGAAGTGGCCAGAGGATCAGAAAAGCCCTGCCTGTATTTTCATGAAGCCACCTTCTTGATCTTGGCTAGTGGTCATTTGTTCATCTTGAGACTAAGAAGAGGAGCAATTTGGTTACTCAAATCCATCCATGAAGATCGCTTTCATGTTGTCCCTAAACTGactgaaaaaaaagggggggtccAGCTATTCTTTCTATTGGTTTTATCCAGGACTACATTATatggaagacaaagaaaaacagttcTGATCTAATTTGTATCCTAAATTATGCTACTTCTTTGCTATACTAACCAAGAAGAATTATGATGGGTACCAGTTAATATACAACATAGTTCCAACTCCTAGAAATCCCCAAGCAATCAATAACTTTGTTTTATGAATTATGCAAAATTTATCAAATTTACTATTAATAATatagcttttaaaattctttcttaatTACCAAATTAATCCCTTGATATAGGGAGAAACTATTAACAAGGCTATTTTTCTCTTCAGTGTTTCCCAAATAAAAGTGTCTTAATGTTGTTCCCCCCCAACTTACAGAAATGGatcttgatatttttttcaatagAGTTTCTCCAAAGGTTCTATTTCATGCAGGATCATAGGACATCATGACCCACACCGTGTGTGAAATTATGTTCTCCACTCTCACCTAACCAACCATACCCAAAGGGATTCTAATGTGTATACCGGGTAATGTAATTGCAGTTTCTACCATATGCCAACTTATCAATAACCGTTCAATGAACTAATGAATGAAATTCCACAAACTTGTGACATCctctaaaagtttacattggccGCGAATCCATTTGCAATGTCAGTGGGTTAAGTTCTAACAAAACCTGTATGCTTTTTGTTGTTCTAAAATATATACCCAGACATGTTCTTCTcctcagttcctcatgttctTTGTAGCAGCAGCTAGCTGAGGTCTTACTGAGGTGGAGGCTGCTGCTGAAGGACATTTCATGAAGGCTCACACACTGGAAGCTGGGAATTCTTCTCCTTCATGCAAAGTTTCTAGAACTTAGAGACACAAAGAATAGCACCCATGAATgttagaaaaacaaaggaaagaaacggCAATCGCGCTCTCACAGGAAAAGCAATgtacctggagcacactgcatcTTTTGTGTTACAGACATAGCTGTGCCCTTCAGAAGATCTGGAGTTACGCAAGAAGGGAACTGaggagagcacagagaaagaaaagagaatgttcCAAAACATCAGCTTCTTCACACTGGTAGCTAAATACAGCAACTACTCTTCACTTGTAAACATTCCTGCAACTggagatgttttccttttaaagataaaTGAACACACTCAGTGGAATTCCATCCTTCAATTCaacacaaattatatatatgacTGAATCTGGAGAAAGAGATCCACATATGCAATTACATTTACTGTGCTACAGAGGGTAATTgcataccacttttgggtatatatccaaaggatgctcaaccgtgccacaaggacgtgtgctcaactatgttcatagcagcattgtttgtcttagccagaacctggaaacaacctaaatgcccctcgacccaagaatggataagaacaatgtggtacatttactcaatggagtCCTACAGAgcaaaaaaaataacgacatcttgaaatttgcaggcaaatggatggatctagaaaacatcattttgagtgaggtaacccagacccagaaagacaaatatcatatgttcgCACTCATAAGTGgtatttaaacataaagcaaagaaaaccagccaacaaagcacaatcccagagaacctagacaacaaagaggacactaagagagatatacatagatctaatctacaagggaagtagaaaaagacaagatctcctgagtaaattgggagcatggggaccttgggagagagtagaaggggaggggagcagaggaaaaatatagggctcaataaaaatcaattaaaagccgggccgtggtggcgcacgcctttaatcccagcacttgggaggcagaggcaggcggatctctgggagttcgaggccagcctggtctacaagagctagttccgggacaggcaccaaagctacagagaaaccctgtctcaaaaaaccaaaaagaaaaaaaaatgaataaaaaaataaaaaagagggtaATTGCAGATTAAAGgtatagctcactggtagagcacTGTCCTAGCATACAGGAGGCCATGGGTTAGATCCCCTAGCACAGCAAGCAAAGAAGCCCAGAGGTTATTGTTTGGTAGTGGAAGAGTTTAAAGTCTTACTTGATGAGTTTTCAAATagtatataaagtaaataaaaggaaagaatgaacacTTATTAGGAAAGAGCCCCCAGGAGATGATGTCTCTTTGGAATACatctccattcattttttttttcctccctgaatTCATTGAGGGCCTTTGTTTGGGGCCAAAGCCTCTCAGCTCCCCTGGTTATATCTGGTAGTTTCTGTCCATGAGTTTGGCCCCTCCGGCACTGGCACAGGGATCCCTCTGTGGTCAACTGTTAGGAAGGGAGTTAGTGGATGgatctccttcttctccttctgagAGTACTCTATATGGGGAGGAGATGCTATTGACAATAATGCAGAGAACACTGGTAGAAGCGGCTGCGGGGTCTAGGCTCAAGGACCAGTGACTCTTGGTGTACCTGTTTTGGATGACTTGAATGCCATGTGGTTTTTCTTCAGGGACGCTGCATATTGCCCGCTCTGCAAGCCTGTGGCAAgagcctttctctgtcttttgacCATTAGAGTCCACGGCATAGTACCCGGATACCTAGCATCTTGTGACTCAGCTAGGAGCTGCTGGGACAGCTCGAACTCAATCAGCTTCTTGTGCAGCATATCGCGCTCAAGGAGCACTTGCTTCAGGCTGTCTCTTGCATTTTGGAGCTCAGAGACCACTTCATCACGCTCATCACGCAGCCGTTGCAGGTCTGTGGCCAAGGTCCAGGTGGCTGCCTCATGCTCTTCTACTTGATTGTGCAGCTGCTGCACACGTCGTGACTGCTTTTCTCGTTGCCTCGACGCCACCCGTACTCCCAAGGCCAGAGCACTCCAGGCGCAGGCCCTCTTGATGGTGCGTGGTACCTGGGTATCGGCCACGACAGACTTCAGGCTGTCTTCTATATCCTTCCAGGGCCGTGAACGGAAGGTTAGGTAAAAGCCAGGGCCACCACCATTCCTCAGCACTTCTTCATTGATGAACAAAACCACTTCGCAGTGGCGGAAACCGCTCTTGGGGTCCCCAAAGTCCACAGCCATGGCTGAACCTGCCTAAGGAGTGGAACACAATGGGCTCGCCCTTCTCCTTGGTGCTTTGCCCAGTCCTTACTCCTAGCTCCTACCTACTTGCCTCCCCCTTCTCATCTAGACTAAAGCCCTGAAGCCACTAACACCAACTCCTCCCATGCAAGGGATTAACACGTAAGGGACGTCATAGACGTGGGCTGTGAGACCTGCAGCACCTCCTGCAGGGACCAAAATGCAGTAGCACAAATAACTCTGGCTCATCTGATAAACTGCGTGTTTGCTCGTAAAGTAGGTCATGATAGTACAGCTGTCCTGGGGACCGCAGTGAGTCCAGTGTTTCCTCAGAGTTTCTGGAAGGTGGCACCCCATCTGGTATGGGTtttttctctcttgctccctttcccactccttgtcctcttccttcttcttctcctccccttcttcctttccttctcttccatcgtcccctttcttttctaaggCCTGATCTCCCTGTAGAGTCCACGTTAGCATTGACCTTTCAACTCgcctgcttccatctccttagt includes:
- the LOC142841430 gene encoding testis-expressed protein 13C-1-like, encoding MAVDFGDPKSGFRHCEVVLFINEEVLRNGGGPGFYLTFRSRPWKDIEDSLKSVVADTQVPRTIKRACAWSALALGVRVASRQREKQSRRVQQLHNQVEEHEAATWTLATDLQRLRDERDEVVSELQNARDSLKQVLLERDMLHKKLIEFELSQQLLAESQDARYPGTMPWTLMVKRQRKALATGLQSGQYAASLKKNHMAFKSSKTVLETLHEGEEFPASSV